The segment GTCTTCACATAGGGCTGAATAGCCGGGTCAACACCAGCGGCAACCGCATTGGCAGTTGCAACGCCTGCGGCAACAAAAGTCAGGGCCGCCATAACACGCTTCAGTTTCATGCCTTACTCCTAACAAACGGGGTTAGATGAATCGGGGGCCAGTATCTGCAGGCCATGTGACTACTCTATGAACCGATTGTGACAATTAGATGAAAGGCCATCATTCGTTACAAATGATGGCCTTCAGGGAGAGGCTAATGAGGTGTCGCGACAGACAAGCCGTCGATCAGCGCCCCTTCTTCCACAGGTAAGCACCCACCAGCAGGCCCATCGTGCAAATGATTGCCACGTAATACGCCGGGCCCATCGGGCTCTCCTTGAGCAACAAGGTCACGGCCATTGGGGTCAGGCCGCCAAAGATGGCGTAGGCCAGGTTGTAGGAAAACGACAGACCACTAAAGCGCACCACCGCCGGGAAAGCTTTGACCATCACGTAGGGCACGGCGCCGATGGTGCCTACAAACAGACCGCTCAGGGCATACAACGGGAACAGCCAGTCGGGGTGTTGCAGCAGGCTGTGATAGAAGGTCCACGAGCTGATCAGCAACCCGGCGCAACCCACCACAAACACTTTGCCCGCACCAAAGCGGTCAGCCAGGGCGCCCGAGGCAATGCAGCCCAAGCTCAAGAAAACGATCGCAAGGCTGTTGGCCTGCAACGAGGTCGTCGCAGAAAAACCGTAGATGGTTTGCAGAACCGTCGGCGTCATCAGGATGACCACAATGATCCCGGCAGACAGCAACCAGGTCAGCAGCATCGAGATCACAATCGCCCCGCGGTGATCACGCAACACGGTCTTGAGCGGGACTTCAGCGGCCAGCGCCTTGCGCAGTTGCAACTCGGCGAACACCGGAGTCTCGTGCAACCAGCGACGCAGGTAGACCGAGAACAAACCGAATACACCGCCCATCAGGAACGGGATCCGCCACGCGAAATCAGAGACTTCAGCCGGTGTGTAAATCGTATTGATGGCCGTGGCCATCAGCGAGCCCAGCAGAATCCCTGCCGTCAGCCCGCAGGTCAGTGTGCCGCAGGCATAGCCCACATGGCGTGGCGGTACGTGCTCGGCCACAAATACCCAGGCTCCCGGCACTTCACCACCAATGGCGGCGCCCTGAATCACACGCATCAGCAGCAACAGGATCGGCGCCCACATGCCGATCTGCGCATAGGTCGGCAGCAAGCCCATGATCAGGGTCGGTACGGCCATCATGAAGATGCTCAAGGTGAACATCTTTTTGCGCCCCAGCAGGTCACCAAAGTGCGCCATAACAATGCCGCCCAGCGGACGCGCCAGATAACCGGCAGCAAAAATGCCGAAGGTTTGCATCAGGCGTAGCCACTCGGGCATGTCCGCCGGGAAGAACAATTTGCCGACCACGGTGGCAAAAAACACAAAAATAATGAAATCGTAAAACTCCAGCGCACCACCCAGGGCAGACAGCGACAAGGTTTTGTAGTCATTACGGGTCAACGGCCGCGAGGGCGGTGCAGCACTGGAAGGCTCTGTGATCATGGGGTAATGCTTCTCTTATTAGGCTCGGCAAAAGCTGCAACTTCGCCGGCAGGGGCTGGGCAGGTTTTGAAAGATAACAAATTGTTTGCAAAAGCACAGAGCTAGACGTGCAGCGCACGCAAAAAGCAGTATCAGGAGGTCGTCGGCCAGGCTGTCGCCCGATATACTCCCGCTGTAAGAAACACTTGGTAACTTCTGAGGTTGCTGTGCGAAAACGCCCGCAGGATGACTTCAGCCGGTTTCGCAGAGTTTCCCCTTGGCGCGGCTTATGAAGAACGTGACGAACGTAGTATGTTCGGGCTGAATCGTTTTTCTAAAGACGCTTTTTCACCCGCAGTACTCATGAAGAATCACGGGTCAGAGGCCCTTCGGCATGCTAGAGCTCGAACAAGAAGATCCAATCCCGCAAGGCGACCTCGCCTTGCAAATCACCGCCCTGCCACGTGAAACCAATGGTTTCGGTGACATTTTCGGTGGCTGGCTGGTTTCACAAATGGACCTCGCCGGTACCGCTATGGCCAGTAAGGTTGCAGGTGGCCGTGTAGCCACTGTCGCTATTGATCGCATGGCGTTTCTGGTGCCTGTGGCCGTTGGCGCGCAATTGTCGTTCTACACCCAGGCACTGGAGATCGGCCGCAGCTCGATCCAGATGATGGTTGAAGTGTGGAGTGACGACCCGTTGTCCAGCGAGTGGCGCAAAGTGACCGAAGCCGTCTTTGTGTTTGTTGCCATTGATGGCAGCGGTCGTACCCGCTCCGTTCCACCGCGTCGCTGAATCTTTCGCGGTTTGCCTGCCCACTGCTGCCTTTGCCACTGACATAGAGAGCCTGCCATGCACCACATTGAGTCAGTCACCCTGGACGAACTGGAGTGCTGGCACTTCCAGCATGGTCAGGCACAACTGTTGATCGCAAAACAGGGCGCACAGGTACTCAGCTATCAGATAGGCGATGAGCCTCCCATTATCTGGCTCAACGAAAAAGCGCAGTACAAACAGGGCAAAGGCATTCGCACTGGCGTGCCAGTGTGCTGGCCATGGTTTGGCAATCTGGCGCTGAACCCGCAAAGCGTGCAGGCCATGCGCCTCAGTGATGAGCCTGCCACCGCTCACGGCCTGGTACGTACCCGCGAGTGGGAAGTGCTGGAGATCGATGATGCGGGCGAAGCGCTGCATATTGAACTGGGCCTGCCCCACATCGAAGGCGGCCTGCCCGGCTGGCCCCACGATGTGGCGCTCACGTTGAGCATTCGCCTCGACACCCAGTTGCACATCAGCCTCACCAGCCATAATCGCAGCGACATCCCGGTCAGCATCAGCCAGGCGCTGCACAGTTACTTCGCGGTCAGTGACGTGCGCAAGGTTCAGGTTCAAGGGGTAGAAGGCCTGACCTACATCGATACGCTCAACGACTGGGAACACGTCAAACAGTCGGGCGACTTGACCTTCAGCGGCGAAACCGACCGCATCTATCTCGACACACCGCAGCAACTGAGCATCGTCGACCCCGACTGGTCGCGCACCCTTGAGCTGACCAGCCGTGGCTCACGCTCAGCGGTGATCTGGAACCCGTGGATCGACAAGACTGCCAGCTTCAGCGATATGGCAGCAGATGGCTGGCAACGCATGCTGTGCATCGAAACCGCCAATGTGATGGACGACGTGATCACCCTGGAGCCAGGCGCCAGTCATACGATGGGTGTGAGCATTGCGAGCAAGCGGCTGAAAGCCTGATACACACAAAACCTGTGGGAGCGGGTTTACTCGCTCCCACAAAGGTTCGGCGCCCTACAAATCTTCCTCGACCACCACCCGCACCTTGCTGGCATCCAGCGCATAGGCCGCATCGGCCAGGTCATTGCTGACCTTCTCGACCTTCAGCGTGCCCATGACCCAGAGCGGCGTGTAGATGTCATCCAGCTTCAGACCCTTGGGGTAGCGCACCAGCACCAACTGATTGGGCGGCGGAGGCGGCACATGAATGCAGGCGCCCGGGTACGGCACCAGGAAGAACAGCGTGCTGCGCCCCTTGGCATCGGTTTCCAGAGGCACGGGATAACCGCCCAGACGGATATTTTTACCGTTCATGCCCGCAACGGTTTTGCTGGAATACATCACGGCCGGCAAACCCTTGCTCTGCTTCAAACCACCCTTGTCGGTAAACGTACCATTGGCCTCGGGCGAGTCATGGTCAATTTCGGGCATTTGTTCGAGGGCTTTTTGATCCGACATCGGCATCAATTCAAGCCAGTCGGTTTCGGGCAGTTCTGCCGCGTGTACCAGGCCTGAGCCCAGCAAAAGAAAAGTCAGTAGAAGACGGCGCATGCAAGGCTCGATAAAAGAAGGATTGAACGCGCGCAGTTTAGCCCTCTCTGCGGCTGGCGCAGAGAGAACCAAAGCGTTAAATCAGGACTTTTTCGACACCATGCCGTAGATGATCAGCAAGATCACAGCACCTACCACGGCACCGATAAAACCGGCACCCTCGCCCGCCTTGTAGATACCCAGCGCCTGGCCACCATAGGTAGCCGCCAGCGAACCGCCGATACCCAGCAGGATGGTCATGATCCAGCCCATGCTGTCGTCACCCGGTTTCAGGAAACGGGCCAGCAGGCCAACGATCAAGCCTATGAAAATGGTTCCGATGATGCCCATGGGCGCTTCCTCTTGATTAGATGGCGTTTTACCAAAGCCTAGTCAGCACTTTGGCATCACGCCATCAGAGAGCAGCGACAACCCAATGGTTCCCGGCGAAAGCGATTTACGCTTCGTCGATCAGGGCTTCAACCTTGAGGATTTGCGCTTGCAGCGTGGCCATGTCTGCGCAGCGCAGGTTGGCGTGACCGACTTTACGGCCGACCTTGAACGCCTTGCCGTAGTGATGCAGATGGCAATCAGCAATCGCGATCACCTTTTCAACGGGCGGCACACTGCCGATGAAGTTGAGCATGGCGCTCTCACCGACCTTGGCCGTCGAACCCAGCGGCAAGCCAGCAATGGCCCGCAAGTGGTTTTCAAACTGGCTGCACTCGGCGCCCTCAGTGGTCCAGTGCCCGGAGTTGTGCACACGCGGGGCAATTTCGTTGGCCTTGAGGCCACCGTCGACTTCGAAAAACTCGAATGCCATCACGCCGACGTAATCCAGCTGTTTGAGCACACGGCTGGAGTAGCCTTCAGCCAAAGCTTGCAGCGGGTGATCCGTGCTGGCGACCGACAGCTTGAGAATGCCGCTGTCGTGAGTGTTGTGGACCAACGGATAGAAGCGGGTCTCGCCATCACGACCGCGTACGGCGATCAGCGACACTTCACCGGTAAACGGTACAAAACCTTCCAGCAGGCACGACACGCTGCCCAGTTCGGCAAACGTGCCCACTACATCGGCCGGTGTGCGCAGCACTTTCTGGCCCTTGCCGTCATAACCCAGGGTGCGGGTCTTGAGCACGGCAGGCAGGCCGATAGTGGCTACTGCCGCATCCAGGTCCGCCTGGGACTGAATGTCGGCAAACGCCGGCGTCGGAATGCCCAGGTCCTTGAACATGCTCTTTTCGAACCAGCGGTCGCGAGCAATGCGCAACGCTTCGGCACTTGGATACACCGGGACGAATTGCGACAGGAAAGCCACGGTTTCAGCTGGAACGCTTTCGAACTCAAACGTCACCAGGTCGACTTCATCGGCCAGTTGGCGCAAGTGATCCGGGTCGCTGTAATCCGCACGCAGATGTTCGCCAAGTGCGGCTGCGCAGGCATCGGGAGCCGGGTCAAGGAAAGCGAAGTTCATGCCCAGCGGAGTGCCCGCCAAGGCCAGCATGCGGCCCAGTTGGCCGCCACCGATTACACCGATTTTCATCGTCAGAAACCTCAGGCTACGCGCGGGTCTGGATTGTCCAGCACGCTGTCTGTCTGTTCAGCACGGAATGCTTTCAAAACGGTATGGAACTGCGGGTGTTTGGCACCCAGGATGCTCGCCGACAACAGGGCCGCGTTGATCGCGCCCGCTTTGCCGATGGCCAGGGTTGCAACCGGAATGCCTGCTGGCATTTGTACGATCGACAGCAGCGAGTCGACGCCCGACAGCATGGCCGACTGCACCGGAACACCCAGTACAGGCAAATGGGTTTTAGCCGCACACATGCCTGGCAGGTGGGCTGCGCCACCGGCACCAGCGATGATGACCTCGATCCCGCGGCCTTCGGCCTCTTCGGCATACTGGAACAGCAGATCCGGAGTGCGGTGGGCAGAGACCACTTTCACTTCGTAAGGAATGCCGAGTTTTTCCAGCATATCGGCGGTGTGGCTGAGGGTGGACCAATCGGACTTGGAGCCCATGATCACGCCTACCAGTGCACTCATCGTCGCGCCTCTTCTCTTGGGCGCCCGCAGGCGCGTCAAAAAACAACAAGCCACGTGGAGGATCCGACGTGGCTTGTTATAGGAATTAAGGCCGGTCAAGCCAGCCGAAGGCCGCGCAGTATACCGCAAAGAGGTGTTTTGACAGCACCTTTGGCGACCATCTGTCTTGCACGGTAAAAACGGCCCGGACGCCCGGTTTTATTGACTCTAAGGTCAAATGAAAAAATCACCTCAGGCCGGCGTTGGCGCCTGGCCGGTCGGGTTCTCCAACTTGCGCCACAACAACCGCACGTTGGCCTTGCGCACCAGGGCACAGCGGTACAGGCGAATCTCCAGCGGCACATGCCATTGCGGGCCACCACACACCACCAGCTCACCTCGCGCCAGCTCGGCACGCACGCTCAGGTGCGGCACCCAGGCAATGCCCAACCCTTCCAGGGCCATGCTCTTGAGGCTGTCGGCCATGGCCGTTTCATAAATAGTGGTGAAGCGCAGGCTGCGCTGGCGCAGCAGCAGATTCACCGAGCGGCCCAAAAACGCGCCAGCGCTATAGGCCAGCAACGGCACACTGCCTTCACCTTCAAGGTCAAACAACGGCTTGCCTTCTGCATCGGCCGCACACACCGGGAGCATTTCGGTGTTGCCCAGGTGCAATGACGGAAAAATCTCCGGATCCATCTGCAAAGCAGCGTCCGGATCGTAGAAAGCCAGCATCAAATCGCAGCCGCCTTCGCGTAAAGCATGCACCGCGTCTCCGACGTTAGTCGCAACCAGCCGGGTGGCGATATTAAGACCTTCATTACGCAATTGGGCGATCCACCGCGGGAAAAACCCCAGCGCCAGGGAGTGTGCGGCAGCCACTTGCATGACCTCACCCTGCCCGCCTTCGAGGTGATGAAGATGACGCAACACCTCACCCAACTGCTCGACCACCGTACGTGCCGTAACCAAAAACAGCTGACCGGCCGCAGTCAACTCCACCGGGGTGCGGGAACGATTCACCAAGGTCAGCCCAAGCGCCGCTTCAAGGCTTCGAATACGCCGACTGAAGGCCGGCTGAGTGACGAAACGACGCTCTGCCGCCTGGGAAAAACTGCGAGTAGCAGCCAGGGCACTGAAGTCCTCTAACCATTTACTTTCGAGATTCATCGAGTCCTCCCGGACGCGCACCAAAATGGGTCACACGCTCGACGCGCCTGCCGCGTCACGTCGCCATTATGCCGTTTATGCATAGGATAGTGTTTAAAGGCATTGGCCCAAAATAGACTGCAGGCCTAGGATTCGCAGCGTTCCGGCCCAGACCGGGTTCATATCGAGATGATTTCTATCATGTCCTCCGCTGCATCTTTCCGTACCGAAAAAGACCTGCTTGGCGTACTCGAAGTACCGGCTCAAGCGTATTACGGCATCCAGACCCTGCGAGCGGTGCATAACTTCCGCTTGTCCGGCGTCCCGATCTCGCACTACCCGAAGCTGGTTGTGGGCCTGGCCATGGTTAAACAAGCCGCCGCTGACGCCAACCGCGAGCTGGGTCATCTGAGCGACGCCAAGCACGCTGCCATCAGCGAAGCCTGTGCCCGCCTGATCCGCGGCGATTTCCACGAAGAGTTCGTGGTGGACATGATTCAAGGCGGCGCTGGCACTTCAACCAACATGAATGCCAACGAAGTCATCGCCAACATCGCGCTGGAGGCTATGGGCCACCAGAAGGGCGAGTACCAGTACCTGCACCCTAACAACGACGTCAACATGGCGCAGTCGACCAACGACGCCTATCCGACTGCGATCCGTCTGGGTCTGCTGCTGGGTCACGATGCCATGCTTGCCAGCCTCGACAGCCTGATCCAGGCGTTCGCCGCCAAAGGCGTTGAGTTCAGCCACGTGCTGAAAATGGGCCGCACCCAACTGCAAGACGCCGTGCCGATGACCCTGGGTCAAGAGTTCCGCGCGTTTGCCACCACTTTGGGTGAAGACCTGGCACGCCTGAAAACACTGGCACCAGAGCTGCTGACCGAAGTGAACCTGGGCGGTACGGCCATCGGTACCGGCATCAACGCCGACCCGCGCTACCAATTGCTGGCCGTCAACCGCCTGGCAACCATCAGCGGTCACCCGCTGGTACCGGCTGCCGACCTGATCGAAGCCACGTCCGACATGGGCGCCTTCGTACTGTTCTCCGGCATGCTCAAGCGTACCGCGGTCAAACTGTCGAAGATCTGCAACGACCTGCGCCTGCTCTCCAGCGGCCCGCGCACCGGCATCAACGAAATCAACCTGCCAGCGCGTCAGCCAGGCAGCTCGATCATGCCAGGCAAGGTCAACCCGGTTATTCCGGAAGCCGTTAACCAGGTTGCGTTCCAGATCATCGGTAACGACCTGGCACTGACCATCGCTGCCGAAGGCGGTCAACTGCAACTGAACGTGATGGAGCCGCTGATCGCCTTCAAGATCTTCGACTCGATCCGCCTGCTGCAACGCGCCATGGACATGCTGCGCGAACACTGCATCGTCGGCATCACCGCCAACGAAGCACGCTGCCGCGAACTGGTCGAGCACTCGATCGGTCTGGTGACTGCACTGAACCCGTACATCGGCTATGAAAACGCCACCCGTATCGCCCGTATCGCCCTTGAAAGCGGCCGTGGCGTACTGGAACTGGTGCGCGAAGAAGGCTTGCTCGACGACGCCATGCTCGACGACATCCTGCGCCCGGAAAACATGATTGCTCCGCGTCTGGTGCCTCTCAAGGCCTGATGCTGTAACACGCTCACCAGGTCGAGGGACTAGACACCTCTCACCTTTTGAGGGCCTGCAGATACGTCTGCAGGCCCTTTTTTTTGCCTGAAAAAAGGGCAAATCGGACACAAACTGATGCCTTTTAAGACGACTCACACATGAAAAATCAATCACTTATGCAGACGCTTCCTGCGCTCCTAGGTATAGTGCCGCCCCTCTTCCTGTGCCCGGCCCCAGCACCAGCGGCCATCGCCAGCACGGAAACAGCATCGTAAACCAAGCAGCAACACGGCCAGGGTCACATTGATCGCCTACGTTTATGCCTTGCTCAAGCAGGTGTAACGCGATATTTCGATCCGCCCGTGTTGCCATCAGATAAAAACAGCGAGGAATAATCCATGCTTGAAGTCATCAATGACTTCCTCTCAGGGAAAGTGCTAATCGTGCTTATGGTCGGGCTCGGTGGCTACTTCACGATCCGCTCGCGTTTCGTTCAGTTTCGTTACTTCCTGCACATGTTTTCGGTATTCAAAGACAGCCTGCGCAGCAGCGCCGGTGAACTGAGCTCGTTTCAGGCATTGATGCTGAGCCTGGCCGGCCGTGTAGGCGCGGGCAACATTGCCGGTGTCGGCATCGCCGTTACCCTGGGCGGACCGGGTGCCGTGTTCTGGATGTGGGTCACCGCACTGGTCGGCATGTCCAGCAGCCTGATCGAATGTTCCCTGGGCCAGCTGTACAAGCGTCGTGACGCTGAAGGCCAACTGCGTGGCGGTCCGTCCTTCTATATGAAGCATGGCCTGGGCAAATTGTGGATGGGCCAGTTGATGGCCGTGCTGCTGCTGATCACCTTCGGCTTCGCCTTCATGGGCCTGCAAGCCCACGCCGTAACCCACTCGCTGCAAGATGCCTTCGGTTTCGATGTCAGTTACTCAGGGCTGGCCATCGCCATTCTGCTGGGCCTGGTGTTTATCGGTGGTATCAAACGTATCGCTTCGGTGGCTGACCTGCTGGTACCGGTCAAGACCCTGGCCTACATCGCCGTGACCCTCTACGTGATCGTGCTGCAATTCGACCACGTGCCAGCCATGCTGGGCCATATCGTCAAGAGCGCCTTCGGCCTCGACCCGGTGTTTGGCGGCCTGATCGGCAGTGCGATCGTGATGGGCGTCAAACGTGGTGTATTCGCCAACGAAGCCGGTCTGGGCAGCGCCCCGAACGTGGCCGCCGTGGCCGATGTTGAACACCCGATCGCCCAAGGCGTGGTTCAGGCGTTCAGCGTATTCCTCGATACATTCGTGATCTGCACCTGCACCGCCTTGCTGATCCTGCT is part of the Pseudomonas sp. ML2-2023-3 genome and harbors:
- a CDS encoding GlsB/YeaQ/YmgE family stress response membrane protein, with amino-acid sequence MGIIGTIFIGLIVGLLARFLKPGDDSMGWIMTILLGIGGSLAATYGGQALGIYKAGEGAGFIGAVVGAVILLIIYGMVSKKS
- the aspA gene encoding aspartate ammonia-lyase, with the translated sequence MSSAASFRTEKDLLGVLEVPAQAYYGIQTLRAVHNFRLSGVPISHYPKLVVGLAMVKQAAADANRELGHLSDAKHAAISEACARLIRGDFHEEFVVDMIQGGAGTSTNMNANEVIANIALEAMGHQKGEYQYLHPNNDVNMAQSTNDAYPTAIRLGLLLGHDAMLASLDSLIQAFAAKGVEFSHVLKMGRTQLQDAVPMTLGQEFRAFATTLGEDLARLKTLAPELLTEVNLGGTAIGTGINADPRYQLLAVNRLATISGHPLVPAADLIEATSDMGAFVLFSGMLKRTAVKLSKICNDLRLLSSGPRTGINEINLPARQPGSSIMPGKVNPVIPEAVNQVAFQIIGNDLALTIAAEGGQLQLNVMEPLIAFKIFDSIRLLQRAMDMLREHCIVGITANEARCRELVEHSIGLVTALNPYIGYENATRIARIALESGRGVLELVREEGLLDDAMLDDILRPENMIAPRLVPLKA
- the purE gene encoding 5-(carboxyamino)imidazole ribonucleotide mutase, translating into MSALVGVIMGSKSDWSTLSHTADMLEKLGIPYEVKVVSAHRTPDLLFQYAEEAEGRGIEVIIAGAGGAAHLPGMCAAKTHLPVLGVPVQSAMLSGVDSLLSIVQMPAGIPVATLAIGKAGAINAALLSASILGAKHPQFHTVLKAFRAEQTDSVLDNPDPRVA
- a CDS encoding 5-(carboxyamino)imidazole ribonucleotide synthase, which encodes MKIGVIGGGQLGRMLALAGTPLGMNFAFLDPAPDACAAALGEHLRADYSDPDHLRQLADEVDLVTFEFESVPAETVAFLSQFVPVYPSAEALRIARDRWFEKSMFKDLGIPTPAFADIQSQADLDAAVATIGLPAVLKTRTLGYDGKGQKVLRTPADVVGTFAELGSVSCLLEGFVPFTGEVSLIAVRGRDGETRFYPLVHNTHDSGILKLSVASTDHPLQALAEGYSSRVLKQLDYVGVMAFEFFEVDGGLKANEIAPRVHNSGHWTTEGAECSQFENHLRAIAGLPLGSTAKVGESAMLNFIGSVPPVEKVIAIADCHLHHYGKAFKVGRKVGHANLRCADMATLQAQILKVEALIDEA
- a CDS encoding MFS transporter, translated to MITEPSSAAPPSRPLTRNDYKTLSLSALGGALEFYDFIIFVFFATVVGKLFFPADMPEWLRLMQTFGIFAAGYLARPLGGIVMAHFGDLLGRKKMFTLSIFMMAVPTLIMGLLPTYAQIGMWAPILLLLMRVIQGAAIGGEVPGAWVFVAEHVPPRHVGYACGTLTCGLTAGILLGSLMATAINTIYTPAEVSDFAWRIPFLMGGVFGLFSVYLRRWLHETPVFAELQLRKALAAEVPLKTVLRDHRGAIVISMLLTWLLSAGIIVVILMTPTVLQTIYGFSATTSLQANSLAIVFLSLGCIASGALADRFGAGKVFVVGCAGLLISSWTFYHSLLQHPDWLFPLYALSGLFVGTIGAVPYVMVKAFPAVVRFSGLSFSYNLAYAIFGGLTPMAVTLLLKESPMGPAYYVAIICTMGLLVGAYLWKKGR
- a CDS encoding sodium:alanine symporter family protein, whose protein sequence is MLEVINDFLSGKVLIVLMVGLGGYFTIRSRFVQFRYFLHMFSVFKDSLRSSAGELSSFQALMLSLAGRVGAGNIAGVGIAVTLGGPGAVFWMWVTALVGMSSSLIECSLGQLYKRRDAEGQLRGGPSFYMKHGLGKLWMGQLMAVLLLITFGFAFMGLQAHAVTHSLQDAFGFDVSYSGLAIAILLGLVFIGGIKRIASVADLLVPVKTLAYIAVTLYVIVLQFDHVPAMLGHIVKSAFGLDPVFGGLIGSAIVMGVKRGVFANEAGLGSAPNVAAVADVEHPIAQGVVQAFSVFLDTFVICTCTALLILLSGFYTPGFEGDGIALTQNSLAAVVGEWGRVFISVALALFVFTSMLYNYYLGENNLRFLVGESRKALIGYRALVLVLIFWGSIENLQTVFAFADIAMTMLAFVNLIALAMLFKICMRVLKDYDDQRRAGIKTPVFDSSKFPDLDLDLKAWPPKPADKVEETKR
- a CDS encoding D-hexose-6-phosphate mutarotase, whose protein sequence is MHHIESVTLDELECWHFQHGQAQLLIAKQGAQVLSYQIGDEPPIIWLNEKAQYKQGKGIRTGVPVCWPWFGNLALNPQSVQAMRLSDEPATAHGLVRTREWEVLEIDDAGEALHIELGLPHIEGGLPGWPHDVALTLSIRLDTQLHISLTSHNRSDIPVSISQALHSYFAVSDVRKVQVQGVEGLTYIDTLNDWEHVKQSGDLTFSGETDRIYLDTPQQLSIVDPDWSRTLELTSRGSRSAVIWNPWIDKTASFSDMAADGWQRMLCIETANVMDDVITLEPGASHTMGVSIASKRLKA
- a CDS encoding LysR substrate-binding domain-containing protein, with the translated sequence MNLESKWLEDFSALAATRSFSQAAERRFVTQPAFSRRIRSLEAALGLTLVNRSRTPVELTAAGQLFLVTARTVVEQLGEVLRHLHHLEGGQGEVMQVAAAHSLALGFFPRWIAQLRNEGLNIATRLVATNVGDAVHALREGGCDLMLAFYDPDAALQMDPEIFPSLHLGNTEMLPVCAADAEGKPLFDLEGEGSVPLLAYSAGAFLGRSVNLLLRQRSLRFTTIYETAMADSLKSMALEGLGIAWVPHLSVRAELARGELVVCGGPQWHVPLEIRLYRCALVRKANVRLLWRKLENPTGQAPTPA
- a CDS encoding acyl-CoA thioesterase, which translates into the protein MLELEQEDPIPQGDLALQITALPRETNGFGDIFGGWLVSQMDLAGTAMASKVAGGRVATVAIDRMAFLVPVAVGAQLSFYTQALEIGRSSIQMMVEVWSDDPLSSEWRKVTEAVFVFVAIDGSGRTRSVPPRR
- a CDS encoding DUF3299 domain-containing protein → MRRLLLTFLLLGSGLVHAAELPETDWLELMPMSDQKALEQMPEIDHDSPEANGTFTDKGGLKQSKGLPAVMYSSKTVAGMNGKNIRLGGYPVPLETDAKGRSTLFFLVPYPGACIHVPPPPPNQLVLVRYPKGLKLDDIYTPLWVMGTLKVEKVSNDLADAAYALDASKVRVVVEEDL